A genomic stretch from Pelodiscus sinensis isolate JC-2024 unplaced genomic scaffold, ASM4963464v1 ctg85, whole genome shotgun sequence includes:
- the SCX gene encoding basic helix-loop-helix transcription factor scleraxis, with amino-acid sequence MSFAMLRSAPGRYLYPEISMLSEDEENGSESSGSGSEEKPYHLDAGGYGLRGGKRRSGKKASRLHREPRQRHTANARERDRTNSVNTAFTALRTLIPTEPADRKLSKIETLRLASSYISHLGNVLLVGEACGDGQPCHTGPAFYRHGGGSPPRRESENSQPKQICTFCLSNQRKLSKDRDRKTAIRS; translated from the coding sequence ATGTCCTTCGCCATGCTGCGCTCGGCCCCCGGCCGCTACCTCTACCCCGAGATCAGCATGCTGTCCGAGGACGAGGAGAACGGCAGCGAgagctccggctccggctccgagGAGAAGCCCTACCACCTGGACGCCGGCGGCTACGGCCTGCGGGGCGGCAAACGCCGCAGCGGCAAGAAGGCCAGCCGGCTGCACcgggagccgcggcagcgccacACGGCCAACGCACGGGAGCGCGACCGCACCAACAGCGTCAACACCGCCTTCACCGCCCTGCGGACGCTCATCCCCACCGAGCCGGCCGACCGCAAGCTCTCCAAGATCGAGACGCTGCGCCTGGCCTCCAGCTACATCTCCCACCTGGGCAACGTGCTGCTGGTCGGGGAGGCCTGCGGGGACGGGCAGCCCTGCCACACCGGCCCGGCCTTCTACCGCCACGGCGGCGGCAGCCCCCCGCGGCGCGAGAGCGAGAACTCCCAGCCCAAGCAGATCTGCACTTTCTGCCTCAGCAACCAGAGGAAGCTG